The Bacillota bacterium DNA window ATGATGAAGATAAAACAGTTGCATATGCTGTAGAAAGCCAGATTCCGAAGATTAAAGAGGCAGTTGACATTATCTTTAAAAGACTTAAAGGAAGTGGAAGATTGTTCTATGTAGGGTGTGGGACTAGCGGAAGGATAGGAATATTGGATGCTTCTGAATGTCCACCAACTTATGGAACAAATCCGGAGATGGTTCAAGGAATTATAGCTGGAGGACAAGCAGCTATTATTACAGCTATTGAAGGTATTGAAGATGATTATGATAGTGGTGTTTTTGATATATCGGAAAAGAATATAACACAGGAGGATGTAGTGATAGGCATTACGGCAAGTGGTAGAGCACCTTATGTTATAGGTGCATTGGAGTATGCAAGAAAATGTGGTGCTGCTACTATTGGAATATCAAATACGAAAAATCCTTTGTTAAGTAGGTATTCTGACGTTTCAATTGAAGCTGTAGTAGGACCTGAAGTAATTATGGGTTCAACAAGGATGAAAGCCGGAACTGCCCAAAAAATGATTTTAAATATGATATCGACAGCAGTAATGATAAAACTAGGTAA harbors:
- the murQ gene encoding N-acetylmuramic acid 6-phosphate etherase, producing the protein MDTEIIVTEELNPRSKNIDISSTEEILKIINDEDKTVAYAVESQIPKIKEAVDIIFKRLKGSGRLFYVGCGTSGRIGILDASECPPTYGTNPEMVQGIIAGGQAAIITAIEGIEDDYDSGVFDISEKNITQEDVVIGITASGRAPYVIGALEYARKCGAATIGISNTKNPLLSRYSDVSIEAVVGPEVIMGSTRMKAGTAQKMILNMISTAVMIKLGKVYQNLMVDLQPNNKKLKERAVRIVMLATNEPREVAEKYLEASHGKPKVAIVAILGKVEPEVALEYLNKSDGFVRRAVEMAKMMHG